The DNA region CGCCCCTCGGGCGAGAACCCGCCGGTCGGCATCGTCGTCAGCGCGTGGGCGACGGCGTTGTACACCCCCATGTTCGGCGCGAGCCCGACGACGTTGAGCGCGTAGTAGACCAGCGCCGCCAGGACGGTGAACCCGGCGTAGATCTTCCACAGCGCCCGCGCGGTCTCCTGGATGCGCGGCGTGAGCTTCTCGATGGAGATGCCGGGGGCCTCCTCGTTCATGATCTGGGCGCCGCCGACCGACAGCTCCGGGAGGATCGCGACCATCAACACGAGGATCCCCATCCCGCCGAGCCACTGGGAGAGCTGGCGCCACATCAGCAGCGCGTGGGAGTGGGTCTCGAAGGAGATGCTGTTCATGACCGTCGATCCCGTGGTCGTGAACCCGCTCATGCTCTCGAAGAGGGCGTTGACGACCCCGTCGATGGTGTGCGCCCCGACGCTGCCGTTGCCGGCGACGAGGTACGGGACCGTCCCGAGGACCGGGATCACGAGCCACGAGAGGCTCACCAGCAGGAACGCCTCGCGGTGGCCGAGTTCGCTGTCCCTCGGGGAGAGCTGTTCGAGGCCGAACCCGACCGCGACCATGACCGCGCTGGCCGCGACGAACGGGAGCACGCTCTCGCCGTAGTAGATAGCGACGAGCACCGGGAACAGCGGCGCGGCCGCCAGGTACTTGACGACCGTCCCGACCAGCGAGAGGCTGAGACGATAGTCGACGTACCGATCGGTGACGACCGCCATGAGACAACTGTCACGGACCGGGCGGTGGAAGATGTACGTTTCGGAACCGGCGCGCGGCCGCGGCCACCGGGCACGGATCCCGGAGCGGACGCGGGCCGGCCGCTGGACGCCGATTTCGAACCGTCCCGCTCGCGGCCGTCGGACAAAGTGGTTAAGTTGGGTCGCTCGTAGGGAACGACCATGGAACGGTTCGTCTCCCCCGGGACACGTCAGTCGACGGCAGGACCGGAACCGAGCTGCGACCGCGGGCGGGGACGGCAACGATGAGCGCCCTCCTCGACCGGGTCGTCCTCCCGGTCGCGAACGAGGACGACGCCGCGGCGACCGCCCGCGCGCTCGACGGCCACGAGTTCGGGTCGATACTGGCCGTCCACGTCGTCGAGAAGGCCGGCGGTGCCCCCGACAAGGCCGGCGTCGAACAGCGGGAGGAGGCCGCCGAGGAGGCGTTCGCGGTCCTCGAAGCCTACTTCGGCGACGACGCCGACGTCGAGACGGAGATCCGCTACGATACCGACGTGGCCGACGCCGTCTTCGCGGCCGCAGACGACTACGGCGCGTCGTCGATCGTCATCACCCCCCGCGGCGGGAGTCGGTGGATCCAGCTGCTCACCGGCGACGTGGCCCTGTCGCTGGTGACCGAGACCGACCGACCCGTCGTCGTGTTGCCCGACATCGAACGAGCGGACGGTGGCGAGGAGGGACGAGAGTGAGTGACGAGGAACTGGCCAAGGACCTGGGCCCGCTGGCGGCGCTGACGATCGGCGTCGGGACGATGATCGGCGCCGGGATCTTCGTCCTCCCGGGCGTCGCCATCGAGGAGGCCGGCAGCCTCGCCGTGGCGGCGTTCGTCCTCGGCGGAGTCATCGCGCTGTTCACCGCGATGTCGGCGAGCGAACTCGGAACGGCGATGCCGAAATCCGGCGGCGCGTACTTCTACGTCAACCACGCGCTGGGCCCGCTGTTCGGCTCGGTCGCCGGCTGGGCCAACTGGCTCGGCCTCGCCTTCGCCTCGGCGTTCTACATGTACGGGTTCGGCGACTACATGACCCAGATCATCGGGATCGAGGGAACCTACGGCGCCGGCCCCCTGCAGATCACGGCGGTCAAACTCATCGCGCTGGCCGGCGCCGCCTTCTTCACGCTGGTCAACTACGTCGGCGCCAAGGAGACCGGCAGGCTCCAGAACGTCATCGTCGTCGTCCTCGTCGCCATCCTCACCGTCTTCACCATCTTCGGGTCGCTCCGGGCCGACCCGGCGAACCTCCCCGACCCCGCGGGCTACGGCCCCATGATGGCCACTACGGGCCTGATATTCGTCTCCTACCTCGGGTTCGTCCAGATCACCAGCGTCGCCGAGGAGATCAAGAACCCGGGCAAGAACCTCCCGCGCGCGGTCATCGGGAGCGTCCTCATCGTGACGACCATCTACGCGCTCGTCCTGCTGATCATGAGCGCCGCCGTCCCCCAGGGATTCGTCGCGGAGGTGTCCGCCGCGGGCGACACCGCCGTCGTCGAGGTCGGCCGCCAGATCCAGGGGACGGTCATGGCCGGTGCGCTCCTGTTCGGCGGGCTGCTCGCGACCGCGTCGTCGGCCAACGCGAGCATCCTCGCCTCCTCGCGGATCAACTTCGCGATGGGGCGGGACAACATCGTCACGCCGAAGCTCAACGAGATCCACGACCGCTTCGCGACGCCGTACCGCTCGATCGGGATCACGGGGCTGCTCATCCTCGTCTTTATCGTCTCAGCGGACCTGGAGCTGCTCTCCTCGATCGGCTCGGCGCTGCACCTCATCATCTACGGTCTCCTGAACATCGCGCTGATCGTCATGCGGACCGCCGACCCCGAGGAGTACCGGCCCGACTACACCGTCCCGCTGTACCCGGTCGTCCCGATCCTCGGGACCCTCTCGTCGTTCGCGCTCCTGTATTTCATCATCGATCCCGCGAAGGTCGTCAGCGCCGTCCTCGTGGTCGGCGCGATGGCGTGGTACGTCTTCTACGCCCGGACCCGCACCGAGAAACAGGGGATCCTCTCGCAGTACATCCTCGAACGCTCCGAGGAGATGCCCGAGCCCGCCGTCTCCGCGGCCGCGGGCGTCGCCCCCGACGGCGGCGACTACCGCGTGATGGTCCCGCTGGCCAACCCCGAACACGAGGAGGACCTGATCACCCTCGCCAGCGCGCTGGCGAAAGCGAAGGGCGGGACGGTCGTCGCCACGCACATCGTCACGGTGCCCGACCAGACCTCGCTGGCCAGCGCCCGCGAGAACGCCGACGACATCGACGCCACCTCCGAGGCCCTGCTCGACCGCGCCCGGGCGAACGCCGAGACGTTCGGCGTCCCCGTCGAGACCCACACCATCCTCTCCCACCGCGGGTTCGAACAGATATTCGACGCCGCCCGCACTCACGACGCCGACCAGGTCGTCATGGGCTGGGGGCCCGACGCCCACGGCTCCCCCGGCCGCGCCGAGTCGGCCTTCGACGAGATGGCCGGTGACCTCCCCGCGGACTTCCTCGTCCTCCGGGACCGCGGGCTGGACACCCAGCGCGTGCTCGTCCCCACGGCGGGCGGCCCGGACTCCGACCTCTCCGCGGAGATCGCCACGGTCCTCCGCCGGGAGTTCGGCGCCGAGGTGACCCTCCTGTACGTCGCCGACGAGGGCGAGAGCGCCGCGGGCGCGGACTTCCTCGCCGGCTGGGCCGGCGACCACGATCTGGGCGACGCGAACATGCGCGTCGAGACCGGCGACGTGGAGACCGCCATCGAGGCCGCCGCCGAAGACGCGACGCTGGTGATCCTCGGCGCCAGCGAGCGGGGCCTGCTCCAGCGCCTCGTCGGCGGGTCGGTCGTCATGGACGTGGTCGAGGACGTGGACTGTTCGGTCCTCCTCGCCGAGAAGCGCACCGAGCGGTCGCTCCGGGAGCGGCTGTTCGGCTGACCGCGCGGTCGCGCCCACCGGGGTTTCGGTCCCCGCCGACCGGCCGCTACCGCCCCGTGAACACGCGGAGGGTCTCCTCGGCGAGGCCCGTCCTGGAGAACAGCGTCACCGTCTCCCCGCCGGAGATGGCGGTCGTCCCGTCGGGCGTCACGCCCTCCTCGTCCTCGTCGCTGTCGAGCGACACGACGAGCACGTCCCTGTCGAGCAGGCCCTCGTCCGCCGCGTTCTCCAGGGTCTTCCCGACGATGGGCGCGTCGTCGCCGACCTGCAGTTCGACCACGTCGGCGTCGTCGCTGATGTCGGCGATGCCCGTCACCGGTTTCGCCGGGTCGTCGCCGTCGGCGCCGAACGGCTCGTAGGGCTGGAAGTGCTCGCGGTGCAGCAGGTCCTCGTCGTCGATGTGGACCCCGATCGCCGCGATCTCCCGCGAGATGCGTCTGATATCGGCCATGTCCCTGCCGACGACGGTCACGTGGAGGTCCTCGTCGCCGGTCATGAGCTCCCGGACGTTGACCACCCCCGGGATATCGAGCACCCGCTGGGCGAAGCGCTTGCGGTCGGTCGCCGACGCCGTGCAGAGGAACAGGTTGGTGAGCCGACCGCCGAGTTTCTCGTAATCGACCTGGGCGTGGTACCCCTCGATCA from Halosimplex halophilum includes:
- a CDS encoding universal stress protein, which produces MSALLDRVVLPVANEDDAAATARALDGHEFGSILAVHVVEKAGGAPDKAGVEQREEAAEEAFAVLEAYFGDDADVETEIRYDTDVADAVFAAADDYGASSIVITPRGGSRWIQLLTGDVALSLVTETDRPVVVLPDIERADGGEEGRE
- a CDS encoding Lrp/AsnC family transcriptional regulator; its protein translation is MSDRFDEIDRRIVYMLAEDARHTSAPDIAAEVDVSPATIRNRIRRLEAEGVIEGYHAQVDYEKLGGRLTNLFLCTASATDRKRFAQRVLDIPGVVNVRELMTGDEDLHVTVVGRDMADIRRISREIAAIGVHIDDEDLLHREHFQPYEPFGADGDDPAKPVTGIADISDDADVVELQVGDDAPIVGKTLENAADEGLLDRDVLVVSLDSDEDEEGVTPDGTTAISGGETVTLFSRTGLAEETLRVFTGR
- a CDS encoding amino acid permease, whose protein sequence is MSDEELAKDLGPLAALTIGVGTMIGAGIFVLPGVAIEEAGSLAVAAFVLGGVIALFTAMSASELGTAMPKSGGAYFYVNHALGPLFGSVAGWANWLGLAFASAFYMYGFGDYMTQIIGIEGTYGAGPLQITAVKLIALAGAAFFTLVNYVGAKETGRLQNVIVVVLVAILTVFTIFGSLRADPANLPDPAGYGPMMATTGLIFVSYLGFVQITSVAEEIKNPGKNLPRAVIGSVLIVTTIYALVLLIMSAAVPQGFVAEVSAAGDTAVVEVGRQIQGTVMAGALLFGGLLATASSANASILASSRINFAMGRDNIVTPKLNEIHDRFATPYRSIGITGLLILVFIVSADLELLSSIGSALHLIIYGLLNIALIVMRTADPEEYRPDYTVPLYPVVPILGTLSSFALLYFIIDPAKVVSAVLVVGAMAWYVFYARTRTEKQGILSQYILERSEEMPEPAVSAAAGVAPDGGDYRVMVPLANPEHEEDLITLASALAKAKGGTVVATHIVTVPDQTSLASARENADDIDATSEALLDRARANAETFGVPVETHTILSHRGFEQIFDAARTHDADQVVMGWGPDAHGSPGRAESAFDEMAGDLPADFLVLRDRGLDTQRVLVPTAGGPDSDLSAEIATVLRREFGAEVTLLYVADEGESAAGADFLAGWAGDHDLGDANMRVETGDVETAIEAAAEDATLVILGASERGLLQRLVGGSVVMDVVEDVDCSVLLAEKRTERSLRERLFG